From Pandoraea norimbergensis, the proteins below share one genomic window:
- a CDS encoding Rieske 2Fe-2S domain-containing protein — protein MLSTQDNETLTRVGPGTPMGELFRRFWLPALLSAEIGERDGAPVRLRLLCEDLVAFRDTEGRVGIVDAYCAHRRAGLFFGRNEDCGLRCVYHGWKFDVNGQCVEMPSEPHENPQTHNVRIKAYLTAERNGVVWVYMGPRESVPALPDFEWSRLPERQHTATKRLQSCNWAQAVEGGIDSSHISFLHSRTESAAGAPSNRYHATDRHPVFEVSDAGHGLVIAARRHAEPGTYYWRVTQFLLPCYTMIPPVGNFAESSQEPYDGHAWVPIDDETTWTWSFSASPARAYRDEEIAFRGGREGFWGPVDEGYQPLLHRDNDYRIDRARQRTSNFTGIEGIPNQDAAVQESMGPIVDRSQERLGASDRGIVRFRRLMLGLARDLAQGQVPACANDGARYNVRPVSMLLPQDVPVLDGAAALLRGAPAKAS, from the coding sequence ATGCTTTCCACGCAAGACAACGAAACTCTCACCCGAGTGGGACCCGGTACGCCCATGGGCGAACTGTTCCGCCGCTTCTGGCTGCCCGCGCTGCTCTCTGCGGAGATCGGCGAGCGTGACGGCGCCCCCGTGCGTTTGCGCTTGCTGTGCGAAGACCTCGTCGCGTTCCGCGATACCGAAGGCCGTGTGGGCATTGTGGATGCCTACTGCGCGCACCGCCGCGCGGGTCTCTTCTTCGGCCGCAACGAAGACTGCGGCTTGCGTTGCGTCTATCACGGCTGGAAGTTCGACGTGAACGGGCAGTGCGTGGAGATGCCGTCCGAGCCACACGAGAACCCGCAAACGCACAACGTTCGCATCAAGGCGTATCTCACTGCCGAGCGCAATGGGGTGGTGTGGGTGTACATGGGACCGCGCGAATCGGTGCCCGCGTTGCCGGACTTCGAATGGTCGCGGCTGCCCGAACGTCAACACACGGCGACCAAGCGTCTGCAATCGTGCAACTGGGCGCAGGCCGTCGAAGGCGGTATCGATTCGAGCCACATTTCGTTTCTGCACAGCCGCACCGAATCGGCGGCAGGCGCGCCGAGCAATCGCTACCACGCAACCGACCGTCACCCGGTCTTCGAAGTGAGCGACGCCGGGCACGGGCTCGTCATCGCGGCACGCCGGCACGCCGAACCCGGCACGTACTACTGGCGAGTCACGCAATTCCTGCTGCCTTGCTACACGATGATTCCGCCCGTGGGCAACTTTGCCGAATCGAGCCAAGAGCCGTATGACGGTCACGCGTGGGTACCCATCGACGACGAAACCACATGGACGTGGTCTTTCAGCGCAAGCCCCGCGCGTGCTTATCGCGACGAGGAGATTGCGTTTCGCGGCGGTCGCGAGGGCTTCTGGGGACCGGTCGACGAAGGCTATCAACCGTTGCTGCATCGGGACAACGACTACCGCATCGACCGGGCACGCCAGCGCACGTCCAACTTCACCGGCATCGAAGGTATTCCGAATCAGGATGCCGCCGTGCAGGAAAGCATGGGGCCCATCGTAGACCGGTCGCAGGAGCGTCTAGGGGCATCCGATCGGGGCATCGTGCGCTTTCGCCGGTTGATGCTGGGTCTCGCACGCGATCTCGCACAAGGGCAGGTGCCCGCCTGCGCGAACGACGGGGCGCGCTACAACGTTCGACCCGTGTCGATGCTGCTGCCGCAAGACGTTCCGGTACTCGACGGCGCGGCGGCACTGCTGCGCGGAGCACCGGCGAAGGCGTCATGA